The Buchnera aphidicola (Muscaphis stroyani) DNA window CAAGATAAAGTTAATTTTTTCTAATTTGAAAAAATTTAATTCATGATCAGATCGAATAAGTAAAGCTGCTATTGAATGATTGTTGTTTTTTAAAGTTCGCACTAAAATAGTTTTTATTTGATTTTTTTTAGATATTTTTATTTTCTTTTGATTGATAATATTTTTTTCAATAGAGTTATTTTTGTATTTTAAAAAATTTATAACATCTATTGATTGAGCTGTATTTATATTTTCAGCATATGAAGAATTATTAGAAAACGCTATTTCATCTTCTCCATTTTCAGAAAGCGCTTGAAATTCGTGAGAAACATTCCCCCCCATTGATCCAGAATCTGCTTTTACTATGCGAAACTTTAATTGCATTTGATTTAAAATATTTATATAACTATTATAAACTTTGTGGTAAGTTTTTTCTAAGCAATTTTTATTTATATGAAAAGAGTAAGCATCTTTCATAATAAACTCTCGTGATCTTATCATTCCAAAACGAGGTCTTATTTCATCTCTGAATTTTGTTTGTATTTGATACATAATTAATGGAAGCTCTCTAAATGAACAAATTTCTTTTCGAATTAAATCTGTAATAATTTCTTCATTTGTAGGGCCTAATATAAATTCATGTTTTTGGCGATCATATAATTTAAATAATTCTTTTCCGTACAAATCCAATCGTCCACTTTTTTTCCATAAAACAATAGGTTGTACAATAGGCATAAGAATTTCAATTGCGTTAATTTTATTCATTTCTTTTTTTATAATTTTTGTAATTTTATTAAGAACTCTTATGCCAGTTGGTAACCATATGTATATACCTGAAGATACTTTCCGAATCATACCAGTTTTTAACATTAATTGATGGCTAATAATTTTTGAATCATGGGGAGTTTCTTTTAATATAGATAATAAATATTGAGTTGTTCGCATTTTTTTGAAATCTCAGATAAATAGAATATATTTTTTTATAGAGAATTTAATTTTAAACATTTTTTAAAATGCATAATTTTTTATTAATGAATATAATTTATTATATAATAAAATTTTATTAAAAATCGTATTTTCAAAAAATATTTTTAAATAAAAAAATAATTTTATATTTTTTTAAAATAAAATAGATTTTTTTATGTTTTACTTATACTAAAAATTAACTTGTTTTTTTTTAAATACAGAGGTTTAATAAATTTTTTTAAAAACAAAAAATAAAATGGTAAAAAATTGATTATGAATCAAAATATGAATGAAGAAAAAACAGAAACCCCTACTGAATATAGAATTAAAAAATTTCGAAAAAATGGAAAAACAAAGTATTCTCAAGAACTAAATTCGTTATTAATTTTATTAATTGGATCTATGAGCTTATGGTGGTCTAAGGATTTAATTATTTTAGATTTTATAAAAATTACATCTCATAGTTATCATTTTAATATCAATATTGCTCAAAATCAAAATACTTTTTTATTAGAAACATTTGCATTTTTAAAAGATATTGCGTTTGCTTTTGTTCCATTTTTTTTATTTTTGATACTTGCTTCTGTAATTCCTCCAATATTATTGAGTGGGATAAATTTGAATTTTAAATCTCTATCTTTTAATTTTAAAAAATTAAATCCATGTTTGGGTTTAAAAAGAATTTTTTCTATTCAAACAATCATTAATTTTTTTTTAATAATGTTAAAACTACTGTTTATCAGTAGCGTATCCTATTACTTCTTTCGGGTTCATTTAAAAGAAATATTGTTTTTAATTTTAGAAATTCCTATATCTGCTTTGTCTCATGGATTTAAAATTATTTCTATTTCTTGTATTTTAGTAATATTAGGATTAATTCCAATTGTTTTATTTGATGTAATTTGGAAACAATTTATTCAAAATAAGCAGTTAAAAATGACTCATCAAGAAATTAAAGATGAATTAAAAGAGAGAGAAGGAAATCCAAATATTAAAATTCGAATTCGTCAAGAAATGAAAGCAATTGTTCGAAGAAGAATGATTTTAGACATTCCTAAAGCAGACGTGATTATAACTAATCCTATGCATTATGCAGTGGCTTTAAAATATGATAAAGAAAAAATGAATGCACCTAAAGTTATCGCAAAAGGAGCAGGAGAAATTGCTTTAAAAATAAAAAAAATAGCTTCTATAAATCAAATTGCTATCATTTCTTTACCATCATTGGCTCGTTCGTTATATCGTTATTCTGAAATAGGAAAATATATTCCCAGTCCTCTTTATCAAGCTGTTGCAGAAGTTTTGGCATGGGTTTGGAAAGTAAGAAAATGGAAAAAAGAAGGTGGAGTTTTCCCTGAAAGACCGAAAAATATATCAGTTCCATCAGAATTAAATTTTACAGGAGAACACAAAAATAATGATTAATTTTTCTTCTTTTTTTCGTATCTTCAAAAATTTAAAAGCAGCTCAATGGCAGATACTTGCAGGTCCAATACTGATTTTAATCATTTTATCGATGATGGTATTACCATTGGCTCCTTTTGTATTAGATATTTTTTTGACTTTTAACATTTCATTGTCAATTATAATATTACTTGTTTCTATGTTTACTCGTCATACTTTAGAATTTGCTGCTTTTCCAACAATTTTGCTTTTTTCTACATTGCTTCGTTTAGCATTAAACGTTGCTTCTACTCGCGTAATTTTTTTAAATGGTCATACTGGAACTAATTCAGCGGGCCAAGTAATTGAATCATTTGGTCATTTTTTAGTCGGTGGAAATTTTGCTATAGGTATAGTTGTTTTTATAATTTTAGTTATTATTAATTTTATGGTCATTACCAAAGGAGCTAGTCGAATTGCTGAAGTTGGTGCTAGATTTATGTTAGATGCTATGCCAGGTAAACAAATGGCAATTGATGCTGATTTAAGTGCTGGTTTAATTGGAGAAGAGCAAGCAAAGAAGAGAAGAATAAAAATCACACAGGAGTCAGATTTTTATGGATCCATGGACGGTGCTAGTAAATTTGTTCGTGGAGATGCAGTTGCTGGAATTTTAATAATGGTTCTTAACATTTTGGGAGGATTAATTATTGGGTTAGTTCAGCATCATATGCTTTTAAATAAAGCCGCAGAAGTTTATACATTGCTAACTATAGGAGATGGGTTAGTAGCTCAAATCCCAGCTTTAGTAATTTCCACTGCCGCTGGAGTTATTGTTACACGAGTTAGTACTAATCAAAATGTAGGAGAACAAATGATTAGTCAATTATTTTACAATCCTCAGGTTATATTTTTAAGTGCAATTGTTTTAGGAATTCTTGGATTAGTTCCTGGTATGCCAAATATTATATTTTTAATGTTCACGGGTTTATTATTTATACTTTCATGGTGGTTGTATGAAAAACAACATTATGTGAAAAATAATTTTTTACATTCTCGAGAAAAATATCAATCAATACAAAACTCAATTTCAGAAGCGTCTTGGAGTGACGTTTTACTAGAAGATCCGATAAGAGTAGAAGTAGGGTATAATTTAATATCAATAATTTCAGAAAATAATCAACAAGGAGATTTATTAGATAAAATTCGTATTATTCGAAAAAAAATTGCTCAAGAAATTGGTTTTCTTCCACCATTAGTACATGTAAAAAATAATATTAATTTAAAAGAAAATACGTATAAAATTTTTATTAAAGGAGTAGAAATTGGTCATGGTGAATGTTTTTGTAATCGTTTAATGGCTATTAATTCAGGAAGAGAAACAGGGCCATTGCCTTTTAAAAAAATATACGAACCCACTTTTGGTCTTTCTGGTTATTGGATTGATAGAGAATTTAAAAACGAAGCACAGAAAAAAGGATATTCTGTTGTAGAAGCTAGTACAGTAATTGCAACACATTTAAATTTTTTAATTTCTAAAAATGTAGATGAATTGTTTGGTCGTCAAGAAACACAAAAATTATTAGATTATGTAAGCATAGAAATGCCTAAATTAACTGAGGATTTAATTCCAAATGTAATTAGTTTAACTGTTCTAAATAAAGTGCTTAAAAATTTACTATTAGAAAATGTTCCAATACGTGATATGCGAACTATTTTAGAAATATTATTAGAATATGCAACAACAGAAAAAGATCCTGATAAATTAACTAGTATTGTTCGTGTTGCTTTAAGTAAAATGATTGTTCAGAAACTATTTTCTAAACAAAAGACAATCAGAGTTATCGGACTTGAATCAAATTTAGAGCAAATTTTGTTAAATAGTATAAAAGATAAAAACTATTCTATTGAACCAGGATTGTTTACAACTTTATTAGAAAAAACACAAGAAGCGATTGAGAAACAAAAATTAATAACTCTTTCAATTGTTTTGTTAGTTAGTCATCCGCTTCGTCATTTTTTATCTAAATTATTAAGAAAAAATTTTCCAGATTTAAACGTTTTATCTCAATTGGAGATTCGATCTATTAAAAATATACAAATTACTAATTTTATTGGAAATTAATTATTTTTTATAAACTGATATTTCTCAAATTAATACAAACAGGTTGGTGCGGTTTCAAGTAGTGCACTTTTATAGAGGTTTTGCATTACTCCCTCCGCCTGGTTAAAATGAAATTTATTTATTTTACATTTTTTTTATTGTTTTGATTCCTAAAATGTTTAACCCTTTTTTTATAGTTTTTGCTGTTAAAAAAGACAGTTTAAGTCTACTTTTAGTTATTTTGATTGCGCTAGAAAACAAAACTGAGCAATTTTCATAAAAAATAGAAAAGAAAGAAGCAAGATCATAAAGATATTTACACATAACATGAGGATATCCTTTTTGAGCTATTATTAAAATAATTTCTTCAAATTCTAGTATTTTAATTGCTAAATTAATTTCGCTTTCTTCAATTAAAATAATATTTGTATTTAATTTAGACACAGGAATAGTAGATTTTTTAAGCATTGAAGTAATTCTTGTATACGCATACTGTATATAAAGAGCCGTATTGCCTTCAAAATTTAGCATTGTATCCCAATTAAATACATAGTTTGTATTTCTATTTTTAGATAAGTCTGAATATTTAATTGAACTAATTCCTATCGTATCACTTAAAGACATAAGTTTTTTTTTCGATAAATATGGATTTTTTTCTTTTATTAAACACATGGCTTTTTTTGAGGCTTCTTCAAGAAGTGCGGAAAGTTTTATAG harbors:
- a CDS encoding proline--tRNA ligase, which encodes MRTTQYLLSILKETPHDSKIISHQLMLKTGMIRKVSSGIYIWLPTGIRVLNKITKIIKKEMNKINAIEILMPIVQPIVLWKKSGRLDLYGKELFKLYDRQKHEFILGPTNEEIITDLIRKEICSFRELPLIMYQIQTKFRDEIRPRFGMIRSREFIMKDAYSFHINKNCLEKTYHKVYNSYINILNQMQLKFRIVKADSGSMGGNVSHEFQALSENGEDEIAFSNNSSYAENINTAQSIDVINFLKYKNNSIEKNIINQKKIKISKKNQIKTILVRTLKNNNHSIAALLIRSDHELNFFKLEKINFILKPLKFLSESEVISYSGVKKEFLGPLNLKIPIIADISLYEMKNFTIGANIENKFFKNMNWSIDLPIPIFKDIRKVTKNDISPDGSGLLNIKKSIEIGHIFQLDKQYSQKMKALISLNKNQKNLYMGCYGIGITRMIAAVIEQNHDSNGIIWPDSISPFEVVILPINMHKSIQVKTIAETLYKEMKEKKIDVLIDDRNERPGIIFNEMDLIGIPHQIIISDRCINNHNIEYRSRIDKNSIFIQQENIVNFIIKKLKNKKFLN
- the flhB gene encoding flagellar biosynthesis protein FlhB, coding for MNQNMNEEKTETPTEYRIKKFRKNGKTKYSQELNSLLILLIGSMSLWWSKDLIILDFIKITSHSYHFNINIAQNQNTFLLETFAFLKDIAFAFVPFFLFLILASVIPPILLSGINLNFKSLSFNFKKLNPCLGLKRIFSIQTIINFFLIMLKLLFISSVSYYFFRVHLKEILFLILEIPISALSHGFKIISISCILVILGLIPIVLFDVIWKQFIQNKQLKMTHQEIKDELKEREGNPNIKIRIRQEMKAIVRRRMILDIPKADVIITNPMHYAVALKYDKEKMNAPKVIAKGAGEIALKIKKIASINQIAIISLPSLARSLYRYSEIGKYIPSPLYQAVAEVLAWVWKVRKWKKEGGVFPERPKNISVPSELNFTGEHKNND
- the flhA gene encoding flagellar biosynthesis protein FlhA, which codes for MINFSSFFRIFKNLKAAQWQILAGPILILIILSMMVLPLAPFVLDIFLTFNISLSIIILLVSMFTRHTLEFAAFPTILLFSTLLRLALNVASTRVIFLNGHTGTNSAGQVIESFGHFLVGGNFAIGIVVFIILVIINFMVITKGASRIAEVGARFMLDAMPGKQMAIDADLSAGLIGEEQAKKRRIKITQESDFYGSMDGASKFVRGDAVAGILIMVLNILGGLIIGLVQHHMLLNKAAEVYTLLTIGDGLVAQIPALVISTAAGVIVTRVSTNQNVGEQMISQLFYNPQVIFLSAIVLGILGLVPGMPNIIFLMFTGLLFILSWWLYEKQHYVKNNFLHSREKYQSIQNSISEASWSDVLLEDPIRVEVGYNLISIISENNQQGDLLDKIRIIRKKIAQEIGFLPPLVHVKNNINLKENTYKIFIKGVEIGHGECFCNRLMAINSGRETGPLPFKKIYEPTFGLSGYWIDREFKNEAQKKGYSVVEASTVIATHLNFLISKNVDELFGRQETQKLLDYVSIEMPKLTEDLIPNVISLTVLNKVLKNLLLENVPIRDMRTILEILLEYATTEKDPDKLTSIVRVALSKMIVQKLFSKQKTIRVIGLESNLEQILLNSIKDKNYSIEPGLFTTLLEKTQEAIEKQKLITLSIVLLVSHPLRHFLSKLLRKNFPDLNVLSQLEIRSIKNIQITNFIGN